The Pseudoalteromonas rubra region GCTCGTCACCTTGTTCTGAAATAGTGTAGGATTTAAACGACCCGGAGCGTACAGCAAAAATTGAGTTGAGTTCGCTACCGGACTCGAACAAAAAGTCCCCTTTGTGAAGGGGTTTTTTACGCTCGATGATTTCATCCAGCTTGTCCATTTCGTTACCATTTAGAGAAAAGGGCAGGCACAGTTGGCTGATACTGCAGTTATTGCAGCTGATAGTACATTGACTTTTTGAACGATTACTTAAATCCATAACAAATCCGTTATCTATGACGCACGTTAATGATATTCTATTAGATGTGGTCATATTTTAATACTTGAACTTTGCGATATCTGGTGCCCAGATATACCATCTATTAGTCGGGGTTTTGGTTCTAAACATTGAAGAACCAAACCGCGTCTTGATCATTTTAGGTCAAAAAACTCCCATTCTCCGACCAGCATAGATGACTCTCATCTAATAGTATTACTGGCTCTAGATTAATGTACTAGTTTATCCGTTGCAATGATTAGTAGATAAAAGCCATACCAAATAAAAATATTGCCTAACGCAATCCGTGTCGCTTTATGATTTAAAAACGTGCTGAGCATTTGAGCGGATTGTCCCACCGCTAGCATGGCCGGAAAAGTGCCAAGTGCAAAGGCCGCCATGATGAGTGCGCCACTTAAACTACTGTTTGCTTGCAGGCTCCAGGTCAGGGCAGAATAGACTAGCCCACAGGGGAGCCAGCCCCATAGTGCACCATAAGCTAATGCTTTGGTTTTTCTGTCTATCGGGAGCAAATACTTGTTGAGCCGAACAAGGCGTTGCCAAAGCAGCCATTTACCAGCTTTTTCCAGCCAGTTAAGGGTGGCAGCCAGGCGCATGACATAAATACCAACCAGCAGCATAAAAATACCGCTAAGTACATTCAGCATATTTGCAAATAACGTGCTTTGCTTGGCAAATGCGGCACCTAGCCCTGCAACCAGTGCTCCGGCCACCATGTAGCTACCTAGTCTTCCCAGGTTGTATAGTAGTGCCGTCACAAAGGGCGACTGTTTGGTCTGGGCGAGTTGCAGGCTTGATGCAATTCCACCGCACATGACTAAACAATGGCCGCTACCAACCAGGCCCATGATAAAGGCGCTAAATAGACTTATCTCGGTCATTACTTTTGTTGTGTTGCTCTTTATCGTCTTCGAACAGAATGCTGTGGCCTTGCTTATTCAGATCAGAAAACTGCTCACTTTTGACGGCCCAAAAAAAGACCCCGATTGCGATGATGACAAATAAAATCGCGATGGGAATAAGGATATAAATAATACTCATAGTTTCAGTAACCTCAAAGAGTTAGTGATCACCAGAATCGAGCTCGCAGACATACCTATGACAGCCACCCAAGGGGGCACTAATCCCATCGCAGCGAGCGGCAAGATTGAACCATTATAACAAAGTGACAAAGTGAGGTTTTGTTTTATCACTGTTTTGGTTTTTTTAGCGACCTGATGCAGTGTTTGCAATGACTTAAGATCGCTGTTTAGGAGCACTACATCGGCGGTATTTTTCGAAATATCAGCGCCGGTTTCCATCGCGATGGATAAGTGTGCGCTGTTAAATACCGGGCTATCATTTACACCATCGCCAACCATGCCAACAATATGCTGCTGTGCGGACCAGGATTCGACTTGGCGCTGCTTATCTTGTGGCGAGCAAGCATTTTTATAAGTATCTAACCCCAGTTCCAAAGCCAGGTCTTTTACAGCATTTGAGCTATCACCGCTAAGTAGGTGGCAGCTCAGGCCCTGGCCCTGGGCATAATGAATTATCTCAGGCGCGCTATGTCGAACTTTATCTGCCAGGTAGAAATCAGCGACTGGCTGGCCATCCACAAACAAAGTTGCTTGAGCAAAAGAGCTGTGATTGCCAAACCAGGCGGATTTACCGATAGCGACAGGTTGTTGATTAAATAGGGCCTTTACACCGCTCCCCGTGACGACTTCAACGTCACTTAGCTGCCTTGGAGACACTAGCTGTTCGGTAAATGCTTTCGCGATTGGATGCTCGGAATAACGCTCCAGAGCAACGGCCAGCGCCATTACATCGGACTCCTGCCAGCTTTTGTCAAGTATGCTGATGGATTCGATAGAGAAACGACCTTCGGTGAGGGTACCGGTTTTGTCAAACGCCATTCTAGTCAGCTTAGGCACAGTTTCGAGTACATGGCTTTCTTTGATTAGGATCCCTTTACGGGTAAGCGTTGCGACGGCACATGTGAGTGCTGTCGGAATTGCCAAACTGAGTGCACATGGGCAAGTTGCAACTAACACAGAAATGGTCACCCAAAATGCATGGGGTGGGTCTATTTGGTACCAGGCAACCGCAGTAATAGAGGCGAAAATCAATAAGCAGGCGACAAACCACTGCGCCACTTTATCTGTGACTTCGACGATTTTGGGGCGCTTTGTCAGAGCGTTGTGTTGCAGCTTAATGATTTGATTAAGTAGTGTATTTTGACCTACTTTGTTGATTTCAATGGTGATCACGCCATCATGATTGATGGTGCCGGCATAGACCTGATGAGTTTGGTATTTTTTCACGGGTAAGTGTTCACCCGTCATCATAGATTCGTCAACGGTTGTAGAGCCTGAGATTAATACGCCATCGGCCGGGATGGTTTCACCAGGCTTGATCATAATCTGATCGCTCAGTTGCAAGCTTTTCGCAGCAACGATTTTTTGCTCGCCATTGGGCAATAATTTACGCGCGGTCAGCGGTAACAGTTTTTGCAAGTTAGCAGTAAATTCACTGGCCTTCAGCCTGGCCCGAAACTCCAGATATTTACCGAGTAAAAGCAAAAAGGTGAACATACAAATGGATTCAAAGTAGACTTCTCCCACAGACATCACTGTGGCATAGCAGCTTGCAGCGTATGCACCAAAGATGGCCAGTGAGACGGGGAGATCCATATTAAGCTGTTTGGCTTTGAGCCCTTTAATGGCATTGGTCAAAAATGGCATGGCCGAGTAGAGGATCACCGGAGAGGCTAAAAATAAACTGATCCATCGAAAATACTGTTCGAAATTGTCTTCCATGCCGGAAAACATGCCAAAGTACATGGCAAACGCAAACATCATGACTTGCATGGTCATGAGGCCCGCAACACCTAGCCGGCGTAAATAGGCTTTAGCGACGGTTTGCTTTTGTGCGGCTTCATCGTCGGCCTGAAAAGGGTAGGCCTTGTAGCCAATTTGGTGCAGTGATTTAATAATCTCGCTCAGTTTATACTGCTGTGGGTGCCACAAGATCATGGCTCTGTGCGTTGATGTGTTAACGTCAACCCGCGCAACACCTTTAAGTCCAAGTAATTGTTTTTCAATTAACCAGGCGCAGGCGGCACAGCTAATACCTTCAACACTGAGTAATACTTCCTGCAGCTCGCCTTGCTGACTGACAAAGTCTTGCTGAATTTCAGCATTGTCATAACTCAACAGCTCTTTTAATTGTTCCGGGACCAGCTCTTCGACTTTGCCCGCACTGTCGGTTCGAAATTTATAATAGTCGCTCATGCCCTGAGCTAGAATGGTTTCGGCGACCGCCTGACAGCCAGTGCAGCAGACAGGCTGCGGCTGGCCTTCAAATTTTACGTGAGCAGAAAACCCCGGCGGTACGGGCTCCAGACAATGAAAACAACTGGTTGTCATAGTGTCTACTTATATTCTGGGGAAATGGCGACTTTCTGAGTGGTGGGTAATTGCAGTTTTTCTTTGAGCTTCCAGCTTTGGTCCATAGGTTCCAGAAAAACAGTAAACGCGCCACGATGTGGCTCATCCAGAATGGCGGTGAATTCACCAGCAGCATTAGCAAGCAGGGTCACTTCAAAGTCATACTTCTTGACTGTGCGGTGGTAAAAAGATGCCTTCAATGCATTTACTTTACTGTGATCACCTTTGGTGAACGTAAAGCTTATTCTTTCTTCAGTGACATCAAGATCACCATGTAAATACAAAGCTTTAGCTTTATCGAACTTGCTGAGTTCAAGGTTAATGGCTTTACCTTTTTTATAGTAGTCGTCGACCACCATGTCGGGACCATTACCGACGGCAAAAATCACTAAAAAAACGCAGGCAA contains the following coding sequences:
- a CDS encoding sulfite exporter TauE/SafE family protein, whose translation is MTEISLFSAFIMGLVGSGHCLVMCGGIASSLQLAQTKQSPFVTALLYNLGRLGSYMVAGALVAGLGAAFAKQSTLFANMLNVLSGIFMLLVGIYVMRLAATLNWLEKAGKWLLWQRLVRLNKYLLPIDRKTKALAYGALWGWLPCGLVYSALTWSLQANSSLSGALIMAAFALGTFPAMLAVGQSAQMLSTFLNHKATRIALGNIFIWYGFYLLIIATDKLVH
- the ccoS gene encoding cbb3-type cytochrome oxidase assembly protein CcoS, which gives rise to MSIIYILIPIAILFVIIAIGVFFWAVKSEQFSDLNKQGHSILFEDDKEQHNKSNDRDKSI
- a CDS encoding heavy metal translocating P-type ATPase, producing the protein MTTSCFHCLEPVPPGFSAHVKFEGQPQPVCCTGCQAVAETILAQGMSDYYKFRTDSAGKVEELVPEQLKELLSYDNAEIQQDFVSQQGELQEVLLSVEGISCAACAWLIEKQLLGLKGVARVDVNTSTHRAMILWHPQQYKLSEIIKSLHQIGYKAYPFQADDEAAQKQTVAKAYLRRLGVAGLMTMQVMMFAFAMYFGMFSGMEDNFEQYFRWISLFLASPVILYSAMPFLTNAIKGLKAKQLNMDLPVSLAIFGAYAASCYATVMSVGEVYFESICMFTFLLLLGKYLEFRARLKASEFTANLQKLLPLTARKLLPNGEQKIVAAKSLQLSDQIMIKPGETIPADGVLISGSTTVDESMMTGEHLPVKKYQTHQVYAGTINHDGVITIEINKVGQNTLLNQIIKLQHNALTKRPKIVEVTDKVAQWFVACLLIFASITAVAWYQIDPPHAFWVTISVLVATCPCALSLAIPTALTCAVATLTRKGILIKESHVLETVPKLTRMAFDKTGTLTEGRFSIESISILDKSWQESDVMALAVALERYSEHPIAKAFTEQLVSPRQLSDVEVVTGSGVKALFNQQPVAIGKSAWFGNHSSFAQATLFVDGQPVADFYLADKVRHSAPEIIHYAQGQGLSCHLLSGDSSNAVKDLALELGLDTYKNACSPQDKQRQVESWSAQQHIVGMVGDGVNDSPVFNSAHLSIAMETGADISKNTADVVLLNSDLKSLQTLHQVAKKTKTVIKQNLTLSLCYNGSILPLAAMGLVPPWVAVIGMSASSILVITNSLRLLKL
- a CDS encoding FixH family protein, with amino-acid sequence MNPTPWYKNFWPWFLMFFPLVTIIACVFLVIFAVGNGPDMVVDDYYKKGKAINLELSKFDKAKALYLHGDLDVTEERISFTFTKGDHSKVNALKASFYHRTVKKYDFEVTLLANAAGEFTAILDEPHRGAFTVFLEPMDQSWKLKEKLQLPTTQKVAISPEYK